The following proteins are encoded in a genomic region of Eriocheir sinensis breed Jianghai 21 chromosome 55, ASM2467909v1, whole genome shotgun sequence:
- the LOC126983918 gene encoding lactosylceramide 1,3-N-acetyl-beta-D-glucosaminyltransferase-like isoform X2, producing MGCLQVRRWLSFLPAAFVVYLLLHYLVYQPDLSTPPQSPMIDEGLPRTNDTPVGVAGGSRSLQSGPRVLPPLTPQEVSAATAPSEEPPPAEASPGGRRPDAANGTSALPGVTTNQLVAASVSGGAVPASSSTKVASSPSSSSSSVVPASRTSNAAPVAPSQPQPQPQGPVRPVVIQGTGSEVQPKQAVTKKTLVLKKTSVVSSSVSSPSLAINFLKGRQKLGERYESGFSVPHEELCPDNGRELKVLVLITSAPDHQKHRTAVRQTWGHFGVRRDVVLAFMVGRTLNADIQASLDQENDLYGDIVQANFMDHYSNLTLKTISMFEWVKTYCSESHFILKTDDDMFINMPLLLSFVESKSSEQRVLYGRMAKGWKPVRNKKSKYYIDASTYSRTRYPDFLTGPAYLFTGDVVEDIYRKTLDTTFFPLEDVLVTGIVGESLRLRRVGDSRFRNEKIKLTDTCGLLKTISIHMVKYEEQFDIYKRTLDGKAKCKVG from the exons ATGAGGGTTTGCCGCGGACCAACGACACGCcggtgggggtggcgggggggtCACGCAGCCTGCAGAGCGGGCCCCGCGTgctgccccccctcaccccccaggaGGTGAGCGCCGCCACGGCCCCCAGCGAGGAGCCGCCCCCAGCCGAGGCGAGCCCCGGAGGGCGGCGCCCCGACGCCGCCAACGGGACCAGCGCGCTGCCAG GAGTGACTACGAACCAGCTTGTGGCGGCGTCGGTGTCAGGAGGGGCGGTACCAGCATCCTCCTCCACTAAGGTTGCATCTtcaccctcctcgtcctcgtcctctgtcGTCCCTGCCTCTAGAACAAGCAACGCAGCCCCAGTAGCCCCCAGCCAGCCCCAGCCGCAGCCCCAGGGTCCAGTTCGCCCCGTGGTGATTCAAGGGACGGGCTCGGAAGTTCAGCCCAAGCAAGCCGTTACCAAGAAGACTTTGGTGCTCAAGAAGACGAGTGTGGTTTCGTCTTCCGTCTCCTCCCCGTCactggccatcaatttcctgaAGGGGAGgcagaag CTTGGTGAGCGCTATGAGTCTGGGTTCAGCGTGCCGCACGAGGAGCTGTGTCCAGACAACGGTCGAGAACTGAAGGTACTGGTGCTGATCACGAGCGCCCCGGACCACCAGAAGCACCGGACGGCCGTGCGTCAGACCTGGGGCCACTTTGGGGTGCGGCGCGACGTGGTGCTGGCCTTCATGGTGGGCCGCACCCTCAACGCCGACATTCAGGCCAGCCTGGACCAGGAGAACGATCTGTATGGAGACATTGTGCAGGCCAACTTCATGGACCACTACAGCAACCTGACCCTCAAGACCATCTCCATGTTCGAGTGGGTCAAGACCTACTGCTCCGAGTCCCACTTCATCCTCAAGACGGACGACGACATGTTCATCAACATGCCACTGCTGCTGTCCTTTGTGGAGTCCAAGAGCAGCGAGCAGCGCGTGCTGTACGGCCGCATGGCCAAGGGGTGGAAGCCCGTACGCAACAAGAAGAGCAAGTACTACATCGATGCCAGCACCTACAGCAGGACGCGCTACCCAGACTTCCTGACTGGCCCGGCGTACCTCTTCACTGGCGACGTAGTGGAGGACATCTACCGCAAAACGCTGGACACCACCTTCTTCCCCCTAGAGGACGTGCTGGTGACGGGCATCGTGGGCGAGAGCCTTAGGCTGCGGCGCGTCGGGGACTCGCGCTTCAGGAACGAGAAGATCAAGCTGACAGACACCTGTGGCCTCCTCAAGACCATCTCCATCCACATGGTGAAGTACGAGGAGCAGTTTGACATCTACAAGCGGACGCTGGACGGCAAGGCCAAGTGCAAGGTGGGATAG